A genomic region of Rhizobium sp. NXC24 contains the following coding sequences:
- the rplI gene encoding 50S ribosomal protein L9: MEVILLERISKLGQMGEVVKVRDGFARNYLLPLGKALRANPANKARFEAERATLEARNLERRSEAQKVADVLGGKSFIVVRSAGETGQLYGSVAARDVVEILAAEGFNIGRNQVHLNTPIKAIGLHNVAIALHAEVEITVEFNVARSAEEAERQAKGETLTSADAIYGVDEDALRPEDFFDPEADGNAEDEA, translated from the coding sequence ATGGAAGTCATTCTCCTCGAGCGCATCTCCAAGCTCGGCCAGATGGGCGAAGTGGTCAAGGTTCGCGACGGCTTTGCCCGTAACTACCTGCTGCCGCTCGGCAAGGCGCTGCGCGCCAACCCCGCCAATAAGGCTCGCTTCGAAGCCGAACGCGCAACCCTGGAAGCCCGCAACTTGGAGCGCCGCAGCGAAGCCCAGAAGGTTGCCGACGTTCTCGGCGGCAAGTCCTTCATCGTAGTTCGCTCGGCTGGCGAAACCGGCCAGCTGTACGGTTCGGTCGCCGCTCGTGACGTCGTTGAAATCCTGGCCGCCGAAGGCTTCAACATCGGTCGCAACCAGGTTCACCTGAACACGCCGATCAAGGCTATCGGTCTGCACAATGTTGCCATCGCGCTTCACGCCGAAGTCGAAATCACCGTCGAGTTCAACGTTGCCCGTTCCGCTGAAGAAGCCGAGCGTCAGGCCAAGGGCGAAACCCTCACCTCCGCTGATGCCATCTACGGCGTCGACGAAGATGCCCTGCGTCCGGAAGACTTCTTCGATCCGGAAGCTGACGGCAACGCCGAAGACGAAGCTTGA
- a CDS encoding DUF2232 domain-containing protein codes for MQQMNPKVLAIGALAGLTAALLVYGATAQPLLFILFGALSALPILIVGLGWGNAAVITAVVVASVIGAIWQSVYFGIFTLVMTLIPAWLSHLANLARPASELGGPDHLMAWYPLSDIMLHLCGLTAATVVIVGAIMGYNADLVGQVVDAYVGAVNQQSPDLQLDPIAIAKMKSLMLYTIPIAWGMIWVMMLLAAYYVAIRIVAASKHNLRPREDIPSSLRMNRNAIFVFLVAIVAIFFGGVIGLIAAAILGAFGAGFLISGFSSLHFRTRGKDWRIPVLFLCYLASFLLTLPLFIILVLGLYDTRKAISLTPNKNADTSKPTNTKI; via the coding sequence GTGCAACAGATGAACCCGAAAGTGCTGGCCATCGGCGCCCTCGCCGGTCTTACCGCCGCCCTACTTGTGTATGGCGCGACGGCTCAGCCATTGCTGTTCATTCTCTTCGGCGCTCTTTCCGCGCTCCCGATCCTGATTGTCGGTCTTGGCTGGGGTAACGCGGCCGTCATCACCGCCGTTGTGGTGGCGAGTGTCATCGGCGCCATCTGGCAGTCGGTATATTTCGGCATATTTACGCTCGTCATGACGCTGATACCGGCCTGGCTCAGCCATCTCGCCAATTTGGCGCGTCCGGCTTCCGAACTCGGCGGCCCAGACCACCTGATGGCTTGGTATCCGCTCTCCGACATCATGCTGCATCTCTGCGGCCTCACGGCGGCGACCGTCGTCATCGTCGGCGCGATCATGGGCTACAATGCCGATCTGGTCGGCCAGGTTGTCGACGCCTATGTCGGCGCGGTGAACCAACAGTCCCCCGATCTTCAGCTCGATCCGATTGCGATCGCAAAGATGAAGTCGCTGATGCTTTACACGATCCCGATCGCGTGGGGCATGATCTGGGTCATGATGCTACTTGCCGCCTATTATGTGGCGATCCGCATCGTTGCAGCTTCAAAGCATAATCTGCGCCCGCGGGAGGATATCCCCTCATCATTGCGCATGAATCGCAACGCGATCTTTGTCTTTCTCGTAGCGATCGTCGCGATATTCTTCGGCGGCGTGATTGGCCTGATCGCCGCCGCCATCCTCGGTGCTTTCGGTGCTGGCTTCCTCATTTCCGGCTTCTCATCGTTGCATTTTCGCACGCGCGGCAAGGACTGGCGCATACCCGTGCTCTTCCTCTGCTATCTGGCGTCATTCCTGCTGACGCTACCGCTCTTCATCATCCTTGTTCTCGGCCTCTACGATACTCGCAAGGCGATATCGCTGACCCCGAACAAGAATGCCGATACATCCAAACCAACAAACACGAAAATCTGA
- the rpsR gene encoding 30S ribosomal protein S18 — MSEVSSAPVRRPFHRRRKTCPFSGANAPRIDYKDVRLLQRYISERGKIVPSRITAVSQKKQRELAQAIKRARFLGLLPYVVA, encoded by the coding sequence ATGTCTGAAGTTTCCTCCGCACCGGTCCGTCGTCCGTTCCATCGCCGCCGCAAGACCTGCCCGTTCTCGGGCGCCAATGCGCCGCGCATCGACTACAAGGACGTCCGTCTCCTGCAGCGCTACATTTCCGAGCGTGGCAAGATCGTTCCGTCCCGCATCACGGCCGTTTCCCAGAAGAAGCAGCGCGAACTCGCCCAGGCGATCAAGCGCGCCCGTTTCCTCGGCCTGCTGCCCTACGTCGTCGCTTAA
- the rpsF gene encoding 30S ribosomal protein S6, translating into MALYEHVFLARQDISAQQVDALVEQYKGVIEANGGKVGRIENWGLKSLTYRIKKNRKAHYALMDIDAPAAAIQEMERQMRISEDVLRYMTIAVEKHEEGPSAMMQKRDRDDRPRRDGDRPERSFGDRGPRPDRGDREDRPRRPREDRV; encoded by the coding sequence ATGGCTCTTTACGAACATGTATTCCTTGCCCGGCAGGATATTTCCGCTCAGCAGGTCGACGCCCTCGTAGAACAGTACAAGGGTGTTATCGAAGCTAACGGCGGTAAAGTCGGGCGTATCGAAAACTGGGGCCTCAAGTCCCTCACCTACCGCATCAAGAAGAACCGCAAGGCTCACTACGCCCTGATGGACATCGATGCACCGGCCGCTGCGATCCAGGAAATGGAACGCCAGATGCGCATCAGCGAAGACGTCCTGCGCTACATGACGATCGCTGTCGAGAAGCACGAAGAAGGCCCGTCGGCCATGATGCAGAAGCGCGACCGTGACGACCGTCCGCGCCGCGATGGTGACCGTCCGGAGCGCAGCTTCGGCGATCGTGGTCCGCGCCCGGATCGTGGTGACCGCGAAGACCGTCCGCGCCGTCCGCGCGAAGACCGCGTTTAA
- a CDS encoding adenylate/guanylate cyclase domain-containing protein: protein MDLPTPLAWLVDEADASPGPERFLAELGGRLLADGLPLAGGALTLAVPHPIIARRIWLWRAETGAVIEALGFAGGPSSQAGHEWLAGLGPVHEDTVGTAADSPVLGWAGLRPFDPAEADRLRQAARFAAAPLSALAARAALAALLEAYLGRRSAARVQAGALQRGTGETIRAALLCADLRDFTALSEATEPAAMIASLDAWFDRVAGAVHAFGGEVLKFIGDGALAIFPVTGTPGDACEAALRAVVAARAGMAHLDAVRQAQGLPPLPFGAALHFGEMLWGNIGAADRLDFTAIGPAVNLVSRLEGLCKPLGRSVLVSGAVAAETKTDLIPLGEYSLRGIADPCAVFTLPDD, encoded by the coding sequence ATGGATCTGCCCACCCCTCTTGCCTGGCTGGTTGATGAGGCCGATGCCTCTCCCGGCCCTGAACGGTTTCTGGCCGAGCTCGGCGGCCGGCTGTTGGCTGACGGGCTGCCGCTTGCCGGAGGAGCCCTGACGCTCGCCGTGCCGCATCCGATCATCGCCCGGCGCATCTGGCTATGGCGGGCGGAAACCGGGGCCGTGATCGAGGCGTTGGGCTTCGCAGGAGGTCCATCCAGCCAAGCCGGACACGAGTGGCTGGCCGGGCTTGGCCCCGTGCATGAAGATACGGTCGGTACGGCTGCGGATAGTCCGGTGCTCGGCTGGGCCGGGCTCCGGCCATTCGATCCTGCCGAGGCTGACCGTCTGCGGCAAGCCGCGCGCTTCGCCGCAGCACCCTTGAGCGCCCTCGCCGCGCGGGCGGCGCTGGCAGCGCTGCTCGAGGCCTATCTCGGCCGGCGCAGCGCTGCGCGGGTACAGGCCGGCGCGCTGCAGCGCGGCACCGGCGAAACCATCCGGGCCGCTTTGCTCTGCGCCGATCTGCGCGATTTCACCGCTTTGTCCGAGGCGACGGAACCAGCGGCGATGATTGCTTCTCTCGACGCCTGGTTCGACCGCGTTGCAGGAGCGGTGCACGCCTTCGGAGGCGAGGTGCTGAAATTCATCGGCGACGGCGCGCTGGCAATTTTCCCGGTCACCGGCACGCCAGGCGATGCCTGCGAGGCGGCGCTGCGCGCAGTCGTCGCCGCTCGCGCCGGCATGGCTCATCTCGATGCCGTGCGGCAAGCGCAAGGGCTGCCGCCGCTGCCCTTTGGTGCCGCATTGCATTTCGGCGAGATGCTCTGGGGCAATATCGGCGCGGCCGACCGGCTGGATTTCACCGCCATAGGCCCGGCGGTAAACCTGGTGAGCCGGCTCGAAGGCCTGTGCAAGCCTCTTGGCCGCAGTGTACTCGTCTCGGGCGCGGTTGCGGCAGAGACGAAAACCGACTTGATCCCCTTGGGCGAATATTCCTTGCGGGGCATCGCCGACCCCTGCGCCGTCTTCACCTTGCCGGACGATTGA
- a CDS encoding SRPBCC domain-containing protein encodes MPEPLVVRQEKRIPAPPAAVFALLTDPEKILRWMGTEAQVEPQPEGLYLINVTGARFARGSFREVVPVHRLAYSFGWDGSEVVPPGSSLVEIDLIEQPDGTLLRLTHTGLPNAEQCAGHAEGWAHYLGRLAEAAAGRDPGPDPMAGRK; translated from the coding sequence ATGCCAGAGCCCCTTGTCGTCCGCCAAGAAAAGCGCATCCCGGCGCCACCAGCCGCGGTGTTCGCCCTCCTGACCGATCCGGAGAAGATATTGCGCTGGATGGGAACGGAGGCACAGGTCGAGCCTCAGCCCGAGGGGCTCTATCTCATCAACGTCACCGGCGCTCGCTTCGCTCGCGGTTCCTTTCGCGAGGTGGTACCAGTACACCGCCTGGCCTATAGCTTCGGCTGGGATGGCAGCGAGGTGGTTCCACCGGGATCGAGCCTGGTCGAAATCGACCTGATCGAGCAGCCGGACGGAACGCTGCTGCGCCTGACCCACACCGGCCTGCCCAATGCCGAACAATGCGCCGGTCACGCTGAAGGCTGGGCTCACTATCTCGGACGGCTGGCCGAAGCTGCAGCCGGGCGTGACCCGGGTCCGGACCCCATGGCTGGCAGGAAATGA
- a CDS encoding helix-turn-helix transcriptional regulator encodes MTNSNTAISVSKQLGPLLRHWREVRGKSQLDLSMETGVSQRHISFVESGRSVPSRQRLLTVAEALDVPFRERNTLLLAAGYAPIYSDDSWDAPEMQPVADALRRMLRQHEPFPAVVMDRYWNVLLSNTAVPRFFNCFVDMAARKSPRNLLHLMFDPVGMRPFIRDWPETSRSLLARVHRESIGRVVDDKTRELLKALLAYPDVDVDWKALTAPSSTPVIPLVFVKDGKNLGFFSLITTVGTPMTIASQELRLECMFPTDQQTERLYAEMMEDAPMPIFPADHY; translated from the coding sequence ATGACGAACAGCAACACAGCGATATCGGTCTCGAAACAGCTTGGACCGTTGCTGCGCCACTGGCGGGAGGTGCGCGGCAAGAGCCAGCTCGACCTTTCGATGGAGACGGGCGTTTCGCAGCGTCACATCAGCTTCGTTGAAAGCGGCCGCAGCGTTCCCAGCCGCCAGAGGCTGCTGACCGTTGCCGAGGCACTCGATGTGCCATTCCGTGAACGCAACACGCTGCTGCTCGCCGCAGGCTACGCGCCGATCTATTCGGACGATTCCTGGGACGCACCGGAAATGCAACCCGTCGCGGATGCTCTGCGGCGGATGTTGCGTCAGCATGAACCTTTCCCCGCGGTTGTCATGGACCGCTATTGGAACGTTCTGCTGTCCAATACCGCCGTGCCCCGCTTCTTCAATTGCTTCGTCGATATGGCGGCGCGCAAATCGCCACGCAACCTGCTGCATCTGATGTTCGATCCTGTCGGGATGCGCCCCTTCATTCGCGACTGGCCGGAGACATCGAGAAGCTTGCTGGCGCGCGTCCATCGGGAGTCCATCGGTCGGGTGGTCGACGATAAGACCCGGGAGCTGCTGAAAGCGCTGCTTGCCTATCCGGATGTCGATGTCGACTGGAAAGCACTCACCGCGCCCAGCAGCACACCCGTCATTCCTCTGGTCTTTGTGAAGGACGGCAAGAACCTTGGCTTCTTCTCACTGATAACGACAGTCGGCACTCCGATGACCATTGCATCGCAGGAACTGAGGCTCGAATGCATGTTCCCGACGGATCAGCAGACCGAACGGCTTTACGCCGAAATGATGGAGGATGCGCCGATGCCGATATTTCCCGCGGATCATTATTAG
- a CDS encoding aldo/keto reductase: MNYKNLGRTDISVSQICLGTMTWGTQNSEAEAHEQMDYALHKGVNFFDTAEMYPTTPVGAETQGRTEEYIGTWFEKTGKRRDIVLATKVAGPGRDYLRGGQGADAANIRAAIDSSLKRLKTDYIDLYQVHWPNRGHFHFRQNWRYNPFTQDREKVVGNITDILETMGELVKAGKIRAIGLSNETTWGIQKYLTIAEQKSLPRIATTQNEYNLLYRHFDLDLAELSHHEDVGLLAYSPLAGGILSGKYVGGARPAGSRGSINTDIGGRLQPLQEPPVKAYLEIAAKYHLDPAKLALAYCLTKPFMTSVIIGATSMAQLETDIASAYVTLPEEAIAEIEKVHRQYPMPM, encoded by the coding sequence ATGAACTATAAGAATTTAGGCCGCACCGATATTTCGGTTTCGCAGATTTGCCTGGGCACGATGACCTGGGGCACACAGAACAGCGAGGCAGAGGCGCACGAGCAGATGGACTATGCCCTTCACAAGGGCGTCAATTTCTTCGACACGGCTGAGATGTATCCGACGACGCCGGTCGGCGCGGAGACCCAAGGCCGCACCGAGGAATATATCGGCACGTGGTTCGAAAAGACCGGCAAGCGCAGGGATATCGTTCTTGCCACCAAGGTCGCCGGCCCTGGCCGCGACTATCTGCGCGGCGGCCAGGGCGCCGATGCCGCCAATATCCGCGCGGCCATCGACAGCAGCCTGAAGCGGCTGAAAACCGATTATATCGATCTCTATCAGGTGCATTGGCCGAACCGCGGCCATTTCCACTTCCGCCAGAACTGGCGCTACAACCCCTTCACCCAGGATCGCGAAAAGGTTGTCGGTAACATTACAGATATCCTGGAAACGATGGGCGAATTGGTGAAGGCCGGCAAGATCCGCGCCATCGGCCTCTCCAACGAGACGACCTGGGGCATCCAGAAATATCTGACGATCGCAGAGCAGAAGAGCCTGCCGCGCATTGCCACCACGCAGAACGAATACAATCTGCTTTACCGCCACTTCGACCTCGACCTCGCCGAGTTGTCGCACCATGAAGATGTCGGCCTGCTCGCCTATTCGCCGCTCGCCGGCGGCATTCTCAGCGGCAAATATGTCGGCGGCGCACGCCCGGCCGGTTCGCGCGGCTCGATCAATACCGACATCGGCGGCCGTCTGCAGCCGTTGCAGGAGCCGCCGGTCAAGGCCTATCTGGAGATCGCCGCCAAATATCATCTCGATCCGGCCAAGCTGGCGCTCGCCTACTGCCTGACCAAGCCCTTCATGACCTCCGTCATCATCGGCGCGACCTCGATGGCCCAGCTCGAAACCGACATTGCCTCAGCCTATGTGACGCTGCCCGAAGAGGCGATTGCCGAGATCGAAAAAGTACACCGGCAGTATCCGATGCCGATGTGA
- the fabD gene encoding ACP S-malonyltransferase yields MTVAFTFPGQGSQTVGMGKDLADNFAEARAVFEEVDEALGEKLSDIIFNGPDDRLTLTANAQPALMAVSIAVMRVLQARGLDLKSKVAYVAGHSLGEYSALCAAGTFSLADTARLLRIRGNAMQAAVPVGVGAMAAIIGLEHADVVAVCTEASAIGACQIANDNGGGQIVISGEKAPVEKAAELAAEKGAKRAILLPVSAPFHSSLMAPAAEAMRAALAEVAKSDPVVPVVANVRAAPVQDAGEIADLLVAQVTGQVRWRETVEWFAANNVTTLYEIGAGKVLTGLARRIDKSVNGIAVNTAADIDAALAGLLG; encoded by the coding sequence ATGACTGTTGCTTTCACATTTCCCGGCCAGGGTAGCCAGACCGTCGGCATGGGCAAGGATCTTGCTGATAATTTCGCCGAAGCGCGCGCCGTCTTCGAGGAAGTCGATGAAGCGCTCGGTGAAAAGCTTTCCGACATCATCTTCAACGGCCCGGATGATAGGCTGACGCTGACGGCGAATGCGCAGCCGGCGCTGATGGCTGTGTCGATCGCTGTCATGCGCGTTCTGCAGGCGCGCGGCCTCGATCTGAAGAGCAAGGTTGCTTATGTTGCCGGTCATTCGCTTGGCGAATATTCGGCGCTTTGTGCCGCCGGCACTTTCTCGCTTGCCGATACGGCGCGGCTGCTGCGCATCCGCGGCAATGCCATGCAGGCTGCGGTTCCGGTCGGCGTCGGCGCCATGGCGGCGATCATCGGCCTGGAACATGCCGATGTCGTCGCGGTTTGCACGGAAGCTTCGGCCATCGGCGCCTGTCAGATCGCCAATGACAATGGCGGCGGTCAGATCGTTATCTCCGGTGAGAAGGCTCCCGTCGAAAAGGCTGCCGAGCTTGCGGCTGAAAAGGGCGCCAAGCGCGCCATTCTGCTGCCGGTATCCGCACCCTTCCATTCGTCGTTGATGGCGCCCGCCGCCGAGGCGATGCGCGCCGCTTTGGCGGAAGTGGCAAAATCCGATCCCGTCGTGCCCGTCGTTGCCAATGTCCGCGCCGCCCCGGTGCAGGACGCCGGCGAGATCGCCGATCTGCTGGTTGCGCAGGTTACGGGGCAAGTGCGCTGGCGCGAGACGGTGGAATGGTTCGCCGCCAACAATGTGACAACATTGTATGAAATCGGCGCTGGCAAGGTGCTGACGGGTCTTGCCCGGCGCATCGACAAATCGGTGAACGGCATCGCCGTCAACACGGCGGCCGACATCGACGCAGCTCTCGCAGGCCTGCTTGGCTGA
- the fabG gene encoding 3-oxoacyl-[acyl-carrier-protein] reductase yields MLDLTGRKALVTGSSGGIGEEIARLLHKQGAIVGLHGTRVEKLEALAAELGDRVKIFPANLSDRDEVKALGAKAEEELGGVDILVNNAGITKDGLFVRMSDEDWDAVLEVNLTAVFRLTRELTHPMMRRRYGRIINITSVVGVTGNPGQANYCASKAGMIGFTKSLAQEIATRNVTVNCVAPGFIESAMTGKLNDKQKEAIMGAIPMKRMGSGAEVASAVAYLASSEASYVTGQTIHVNGGMAMI; encoded by the coding sequence ATGCTCGATTTGACCGGCCGCAAGGCCCTTGTAACCGGTTCTTCCGGTGGTATCGGCGAAGAAATCGCAAGGCTGCTGCATAAGCAGGGCGCTATCGTCGGCCTGCACGGCACGCGCGTCGAGAAGCTCGAGGCACTGGCTGCCGAACTTGGCGACCGCGTCAAGATCTTTCCGGCCAACCTTTCCGATCGCGACGAGGTAAAGGCGCTCGGCGCCAAGGCTGAAGAAGAACTCGGTGGCGTCGACATCCTCGTCAACAATGCCGGCATCACCAAGGACGGCCTGTTCGTGCGCATGAGCGACGAGGACTGGGACGCCGTACTGGAAGTGAACCTGACGGCCGTCTTCCGCCTGACGCGCGAGCTGACGCATCCGATGATGCGCCGCCGCTATGGCCGCATCATCAACATCACCTCCGTAGTCGGCGTCACCGGCAATCCCGGCCAAGCCAACTACTGCGCCTCCAAAGCCGGCATGATCGGCTTCACCAAGTCGCTGGCACAGGAGATCGCAACGCGCAACGTCACGGTCAACTGCGTCGCTCCCGGTTTCATCGAGAGCGCCATGACCGGCAAGCTGAACGACAAGCAGAAAGAGGCGATCATGGGCGCCATTCCCATGAAGCGCATGGGCAGCGGTGCAGAAGTCGCATCCGCCGTCGCCTATCTCGCTTCCTCCGAAGCCAGCTACGTCACCGGTCAGACGATCCACGTCAACGGTGGCATGGCAATGATCTGA
- a CDS encoding acyl carrier protein, with amino-acid sequence MSDIAERVKKIVIDHLGVDADKVVESASFIDDLGADSLDTVELVMAFEEEFGVEIPDDAADSILTVGDAVKFIEKAQA; translated from the coding sequence ATGAGCGATATCGCAGAACGCGTAAAGAAAATTGTTATTGATCATCTTGGCGTCGACGCCGACAAGGTTGTTGAAAGCGCAAGCTTCATCGACGACCTGGGCGCGGACTCGCTCGACACGGTCGAACTGGTCATGGCCTTCGAAGAAGAATTCGGCGTTGAAATTCCTGATGACGCTGCCGACTCGATCCTGACGGTCGGCGATGCGGTAAAGTTCATTGAAAAGGCCCAGGCCTAA
- the fabF gene encoding beta-ketoacyl-ACP synthase II, with protein sequence MRRVVITGTGMVSPLGCGTEVSWSRLIAGHNGARLVTEFEVEDLAAKIACRVPVGDGSDGTFNADDWMEPKEQRKVDPFIIYGMAAADMALNDADWHPTSDEDQIATGVMIGSGIGGLEGIVEAGYTLRDKGPRRISPFFIPGRLINLVSGQVSIRHKLRGPNHAVVTACSTGAHAIGDAARLIMLGDADVMVAGGAEAPVCRISLAGFAACKALSTDYNDNPQKASRPYDRDRDGFVMGEGAGIVVLEELEHAKARGAKIYAEVVGYGLSGDAHHITAPSEDGEGAFRCMTSALKRAGLTPADVDYINAHGTSTMADTIELGAVERLVGNAASKISMSSTKSATGHLLGAAGAIEAIFSTLAIRDNIAPPTLNLDNPERETAIDLVPHKARKRDINVALSNSFGFGGTNASLVLRRYEA encoded by the coding sequence ATGAGACGTGTCGTTATCACGGGTACCGGCATGGTATCACCTTTGGGCTGTGGCACTGAGGTGTCCTGGTCGCGTTTGATTGCTGGGCACAACGGCGCGCGTCTTGTCACGGAATTCGAGGTCGAAGATCTCGCCGCAAAGATCGCTTGCCGCGTTCCGGTCGGTGATGGCAGCGACGGCACTTTCAATGCCGACGACTGGATGGAGCCGAAGGAACAGCGAAAGGTCGATCCTTTCATCATCTATGGCATGGCAGCGGCCGATATGGCGCTGAACGATGCCGACTGGCATCCGACCTCCGATGAAGACCAGATCGCAACAGGCGTCATGATCGGCTCCGGCATCGGCGGCCTGGAGGGCATTGTCGAGGCAGGATATACGCTACGCGACAAGGGTCCGCGCCGCATCTCGCCCTTCTTCATTCCGGGCCGTCTCATCAATCTCGTTTCCGGCCAGGTCTCGATCCGCCACAAGCTGCGCGGCCCGAACCATGCCGTCGTCACGGCTTGCTCCACCGGCGCGCATGCGATCGGCGATGCGGCCCGTCTGATCATGCTCGGCGATGCCGACGTCATGGTCGCCGGCGGCGCCGAAGCTCCGGTTTGCCGCATCTCGCTCGCCGGCTTTGCCGCCTGCAAGGCTCTGTCGACCGATTATAACGACAATCCGCAGAAGGCTTCGCGTCCTTACGATCGTGACCGTGACGGCTTCGTCATGGGCGAGGGCGCCGGCATCGTTGTTCTCGAAGAGCTGGAACATGCCAAGGCACGCGGCGCGAAGATTTACGCCGAGGTGGTCGGCTACGGCCTTTCCGGCGACGCCCATCACATTACTGCCCCGTCCGAGGATGGCGAGGGCGCGTTCCGCTGCATGACGTCGGCCCTCAAGCGCGCCGGCTTGACGCCGGCTGATGTGGACTACATCAATGCCCATGGCACCTCGACCATGGCTGATACGATCGAGCTCGGCGCTGTCGAGCGGCTGGTCGGCAATGCTGCTTCCAAGATTTCGATGTCGTCGACCAAGTCGGCGACCGGCCATCTCCTGGGGGCGGCCGGTGCGATCGAGGCGATCTTCTCGACGCTTGCCATTCGCGACAATATCGCGCCGCCGACGCTGAACCTCGACAATCCGGAGCGGGAGACGGCCATCGATCTCGTGCCGCATAAGGCCCGTAAGCGGGACATCAATGTCGCGCTGTCGAACTCCTTCGGATTCGGCGGTACGAACGCATCACTTGTCCTGCGTCGCTATGAGGCATAA
- the mltG gene encoding endolytic transglycosylase MltG — protein MKGLPVSDTNQNNGTPNGQKGPIIPKSANEALRPERVPDPPKRSRKARSQMVIFLNFLMTLVVFVIVLAIVGTYYAISAYQSPGPLATNTNFIVRNGWGLAEISGRLEANNIISDARIFRYLTATYLHNGETLRSGEYEIKAGASMKDIMELLKSGKSILYSVTLPEGLTVRQIFNKLQADPVLEGELPSALPPEGSLEPNTYKFTRGAKRTEIIDQMKAAQEKLVDQIWDKRDPSMPLTNKQDLVTLASIVEKETGLADERAHVASVFLNRLGKGMRLQSDPTVIYGLFGGDGKPADRPIFQSDLKKETAYNTYMIKGLPPTPIANPGKDALDAVANPWKTQDLYFVADGSGGHVFAATLEDHNANVKRWRKLVAEKGEDPSAIAVDGQPDDSGAAAGTAPSGTQQKKKTN, from the coding sequence ATGAAGGGATTGCCGGTGAGCGATACGAACCAGAACAACGGAACTCCGAACGGGCAGAAGGGGCCGATTATCCCGAAATCGGCCAACGAAGCTCTGCGTCCGGAGCGTGTTCCGGATCCGCCGAAGCGCTCCCGCAAAGCCCGCAGCCAGATGGTGATTTTCCTGAACTTTCTGATGACGCTGGTCGTCTTCGTGATCGTTCTCGCGATCGTCGGCACCTATTACGCCATCTCCGCCTACCAGAGCCCCGGACCGCTGGCGACCAACACCAATTTCATCGTGCGCAACGGCTGGGGCCTTGCCGAGATTTCGGGCCGGCTCGAAGCCAACAACATCATCTCCGATGCCCGCATCTTCCGCTACCTGACGGCCACCTATCTACACAATGGCGAGACGCTGCGGTCCGGCGAATATGAGATCAAGGCCGGCGCCTCCATGAAGGACATCATGGAGCTGTTGAAATCCGGCAAATCGATCCTCTATTCGGTTACCTTGCCGGAAGGCCTGACCGTGCGGCAGATCTTCAACAAGCTGCAGGCCGATCCGGTGCTGGAAGGCGAACTGCCATCGGCGCTGCCGCCGGAGGGTAGCCTGGAGCCTAATACCTATAAATTCACGCGTGGCGCCAAGCGTACGGAAATCATCGATCAGATGAAGGCAGCGCAGGAAAAGCTCGTCGACCAGATATGGGACAAGCGCGATCCGTCGATGCCGCTGACCAATAAACAGGATCTGGTCACTCTGGCGTCGATCGTTGAAAAGGAAACCGGGCTTGCGGATGAGCGCGCTCATGTGGCGTCGGTCTTCCTCAACCGTCTCGGCAAGGGCATGCGTCTGCAATCCGACCCGACGGTGATCTATGGGCTCTTCGGTGGCGACGGCAAGCCGGCCGATCGCCCGATCTTCCAGTCGGATCTCAAAAAAGAAACGGCTTACAATACCTACATGATCAAGGGCCTGCCGCCGACGCCGATCGCCAATCCGGGCAAGGACGCACTCGATGCCGTTGCCAACCCATGGAAGACGCAGGACCTCTATTTCGTTGCGGATGGCTCGGGCGGCCACGTCTTCGCCGCGACGCTGGAAGATCACAATGCCAACGTTAAGCGCTGGCGCAAGCTCGTCGCCGAAAAGGGCGAGGATCCCAGCGCGATCGCCGTTGACGGTCAGCCGGACGATAGCGGAGCCGCAGCCGGTACGGCCCCTTCCGGCACACAGCAAAAAAAGAAGACGAACTGA